The following coding sequences are from one Apodemus sylvaticus chromosome X, mApoSyl1.1, whole genome shotgun sequence window:
- the Ldoc1 gene encoding protein LDOC1 — protein sequence MVEELLSLLHALLDRHQALCIENHQLLKQLRLLVCERARLLRQVRPPSCPVPYPSRFSGESGRLPEFIVQTMSYMLVNEEHFCNDAMKVAFLISLLSGEAEEWVMPYIESDSYILGDYRAFVDEMKQYFGWGSDDEEEDDDDDNDNEQEDGH from the coding sequence ATGGTGGAAGAGCTGCTGTCTCTGCTGCACGCGCTTCTGGACAGGCACCAAGCCCTCTGCATCGAGAACCACCAGCTTCTGAAGCAGCTACGACTGTTGGTGTGTGAGCGGGCCAGGCTGCTGCGCCAGGTACGTCCACCAAGCTGTCCGGTGCCCTACCCCTCACGGTTTAGCGGCGAGAGCGGCCGGCTCCCCGAGTTTATCGTGCAGACCATGTCTTACATGCTTGTGAATGAGGAGCACTTCTGCAACGATGCCATGAAAGTGGCATTCTTGATCAGTCTCCTCTCTGGGGAAGCCGAGGAGTGGGTGATGCCGTACATCGAGTCAGATAGCTACATCCTTGGTGATTATCGGGCCTTTGTTGATGAGATGAAGCAGTATTTTGGCTGGGGTTCCGACGACGAAGAAGAAgacgatgatgatgacaacgACAACGAACAGGAGGATGGTCACTAG